A DNA window from Paraburkholderia sp. IMGN_8 contains the following coding sequences:
- a CDS encoding amino acid ABC transporter permease, which translates to MLSVAGCLTGFVAGFVIAIVRATHSRAMAPLRALVFAYCFLFRRIPFLVTLMLVFFASQTSKANLSTFAVASLSVCLIASAYLGEIIRSGLESVHKNQWEAAQTLNFSYFESLRFVIVPQAWRVIVPPTFGFFVMFIKDTALASQIGVMELTSAGKVLANKGFSSWLVYGTVLVLYFVMSYPLSRLGKRLEKKLAATRNR; encoded by the coding sequence GTGCTGTCGGTGGCCGGCTGCCTTACAGGCTTTGTGGCGGGCTTTGTCATAGCGATTGTCCGCGCCACGCATTCCCGCGCGATGGCGCCTCTGCGCGCCCTCGTCTTCGCCTATTGCTTCCTGTTTCGCCGCATCCCGTTTCTGGTCACGCTGATGCTCGTGTTCTTCGCGAGCCAAACGTCGAAAGCAAATCTCTCGACGTTTGCCGTCGCGTCGCTGAGCGTCTGCCTGATCGCGTCCGCCTACCTCGGCGAGATCATCCGAAGCGGACTCGAATCGGTCCATAAGAACCAATGGGAAGCCGCACAGACGCTGAATTTCTCATACTTCGAATCGCTGCGCTTCGTCATCGTGCCGCAAGCTTGGCGCGTGATAGTGCCGCCCACGTTCGGGTTCTTCGTCATGTTCATCAAGGACACGGCGCTTGCCTCGCAGATCGGCGTGATGGAACTGACGTCCGCCGGCAAGGTGTTGGCCAACAAGGGCTTTTCCTCGTGGCTCGTGTACGGAACGGTGTTAGTGCTTTATTTCGTGATGTCGTACCCGTTGTCGCGCTTGGGTAAGCGCCTGGAGAAGAAACTTGCCGCAACTCGAAATCGTTGA
- a CDS encoding (2Fe-2S)-binding protein, which yields MRIDKTGGAATVRFLFDGRPVRACQGESVAAALFASGTKTLRTSPRTGAPRGMFCLMGSCQECLVIVDDRRVLACRTTATDGMRVDKVPETRRDI from the coding sequence ATGCGCATCGACAAGACAGGCGGCGCGGCTACCGTGAGGTTTCTCTTCGACGGCCGACCGGTGCGGGCTTGCCAAGGCGAAAGCGTGGCAGCCGCGCTGTTTGCTTCAGGTACGAAGACCTTGCGGACGAGTCCGCGCACTGGCGCGCCGCGCGGCATGTTCTGTTTGATGGGGTCTTGTCAGGAGTGTCTCGTCATAGTCGATGATCGCCGCGTGCTTGCATGCCGGACGACGGCCACTGATGGAATGCGCGTCGACAAGGTACCGGAGACCCGCCGTGATATCTGA
- a CDS encoding amino acid ABC transporter permease, translating into MTLHFEPILQQWPYLLAGAWLSLQIAVLAFAFGMIIGLVCASVLRYGPVFLRKVVMAYVIFATNTPQLVQIFFLFFALPEIGVTLAPFTAVLIGATFNAGAYLCEIQRAGFNSVRLMEIEAAEVLGFSTPQIVRHVILPHVLKVMFPPLSNQFIVMTLGTSMASIFGVEELTGRTYNLSSQTYLSVEAFSVAAVLYVAVTLIATFALAMIGRHVCRAKIKVF; encoded by the coding sequence ATGACCCTACATTTCGAGCCCATCCTCCAGCAGTGGCCGTATTTGCTCGCCGGCGCATGGCTCAGCCTGCAGATCGCCGTGCTCGCGTTTGCGTTCGGCATGATCATCGGCCTCGTCTGTGCTTCGGTGTTGCGTTACGGGCCGGTGTTTCTGCGCAAGGTGGTGATGGCTTATGTGATATTCGCGACCAACACGCCGCAACTCGTGCAGATCTTTTTCCTGTTCTTCGCACTGCCTGAGATCGGCGTGACCCTTGCGCCGTTCACAGCGGTGCTGATCGGGGCGACGTTCAATGCGGGCGCGTATCTGTGCGAGATTCAGCGCGCGGGTTTCAATTCGGTCCGGCTGATGGAAATCGAAGCCGCCGAAGTGCTCGGCTTCTCCACACCGCAGATCGTGCGGCACGTGATTTTGCCGCACGTGTTGAAGGTGATGTTCCCGCCGCTGTCGAACCAGTTCATCGTCATGACGCTCGGCACGTCGATGGCGTCGATCTTCGGCGTCGAGGAACTGACGGGGCGCACGTATAACCTCAGTTCGCAAACCTACCTCTCGGTCGAGGCGTTCAGCGTGGCTGCCGTTCTGTATGTCGCCGTCACATTGATCGCGACTTTCGCGCTGGCGATGATCGGGCGCCATGTCTGCCGCGCCAAAATCAAGGTGTTCTGA
- a CDS encoding FAD-dependent oxidoreductase, whose protein sequence is MSQPTTTAFDVAVLGGGVMGCTTALFLARAGMRVAVIERDALCRGASGVNAGTLTLHMTRAALVPYAIRGWKMWMNTGTWLGHGVLATPAPGLALAFTESEKVLLQQRAAARREYGAQIDLLDRDAALAVEPGLNPAMLQAAYCATDGFASAYLTGRAFHAALREAGVHVFEQTPAMRIERVAGMYRVSGPDDAISIDATRLVMAGGVWLEPLLAMLGIHIPVKTLVNQLIVTERMPSVMKSVLSIANGLLSMKQFANGSVLIGGGWQGIGDRVRGGVETVPDNLIGNLRLAQHVIPALAKARVARIWLGLESETADAMPMIGALPGFPDAWVIGCAHSGYTSGPYMGKLLAQTMLGEEPELPLFDPARLVVHDDAPVQPHWEKTE, encoded by the coding sequence ATGAGCCAGCCGACGACAACCGCATTCGATGTCGCCGTGCTCGGCGGCGGCGTAATGGGATGCACCACCGCACTATTTCTCGCTCGAGCCGGCATGCGAGTGGCGGTGATCGAACGCGATGCGCTGTGCCGTGGCGCGTCGGGCGTGAACGCCGGCACGCTGACGCTGCATATGACGCGTGCCGCGCTGGTTCCCTATGCGATCCGCGGGTGGAAAATGTGGATGAACACCGGCACGTGGCTAGGCCACGGCGTGCTCGCCACGCCGGCGCCCGGCCTCGCGCTTGCCTTCACGGAGTCCGAGAAAGTGCTGTTGCAGCAACGCGCGGCGGCGAGGCGCGAGTACGGCGCGCAGATCGATCTGCTCGACCGGGATGCCGCGCTCGCCGTCGAGCCAGGCCTGAATCCAGCGATGCTGCAAGCCGCGTACTGTGCAACCGACGGCTTCGCCAGTGCGTATCTCACGGGCCGCGCTTTCCATGCGGCGTTGCGCGAAGCGGGTGTGCACGTTTTCGAGCAGACACCGGCAATGCGAATCGAGCGTGTCGCGGGAATGTATCGGGTGTCCGGCCCGGACGACGCGATCAGTATCGATGCGACGCGTCTTGTGATGGCGGGCGGCGTGTGGCTTGAGCCCCTGCTCGCGATGCTCGGCATCCACATCCCCGTCAAGACGCTCGTCAATCAGTTGATCGTCACTGAACGCATGCCGTCCGTGATGAAGTCGGTGCTGAGCATCGCGAACGGGCTGCTGTCGATGAAGCAGTTCGCCAACGGCAGTGTCCTGATAGGCGGCGGCTGGCAAGGCATCGGCGATCGCGTGCGTGGCGGCGTGGAAACGGTGCCGGACAACCTGATCGGCAATCTCCGGCTCGCGCAGCACGTGATCCCCGCGCTCGCCAAGGCGCGCGTCGCCCGCATCTGGCTCGGCCTCGAATCCGAAACCGCCGACGCCATGCCGATGATCGGCGCGCTTCCCGGTTTCCCCGATGCGTGGGTGATCGGTTGCGCGCACTCCGGCTACACCAGCGGTCCCTACATGGGCAAGCTGCTTGCCCAGACCATGCTCGGCGAAGAACCCGAGTTGCCCCTGTTCGATCCGGCGCGGCTCGTCGTTCATGACGATGCACCCGTCCAACCTCATTGGGAAAAGACAGAATGA
- a CDS encoding dihydrodipicolinate synthase family protein — translation MIPTHADPFNGVYAATLCPLDADGRHLDEAALERHIEAVASVDGIAGLLVNGHAGENFTLSAADKRRVVEIAHAVCGDRSIIVAGVNAEDSYEAQAHANDARQAGADAMLLFPPFSWALSTDLDTVLTHHRIANAEARLPMMLYQAGVATGGMAYTPQMLAALVGLPEVVAIKEGSWETAVYEANRRLVKSIAPHVAVMASGDEHLFTCFAIGTEGSVVSLAAVVPELIVALYRAVEHGDLGRAQQLHERIYPLAKTIYGTAPGSHANARLKACLHLLGHFPHPSMRPPIPPLSHAELACLEDALAIATDAQRSDS, via the coding sequence ATGATCCCCACGCATGCCGACCCATTCAACGGCGTCTATGCCGCTACGCTGTGCCCCCTCGACGCGGATGGGCGACACCTGGACGAAGCGGCGCTCGAACGGCATATCGAAGCGGTGGCGAGCGTCGACGGGATTGCCGGGCTTCTGGTGAACGGCCATGCCGGCGAGAACTTCACGCTCTCGGCAGCAGACAAGCGGCGCGTCGTGGAAATTGCGCATGCCGTCTGTGGCGATCGCTCGATCATCGTAGCCGGCGTGAATGCCGAGGACAGCTATGAGGCGCAGGCCCACGCAAACGACGCAAGACAGGCCGGCGCCGATGCCATGCTGCTGTTTCCGCCATTCTCGTGGGCGCTGTCGACCGATCTCGACACCGTTCTGACGCATCACCGGATCGCCAACGCCGAGGCCCGCCTGCCCATGATGCTTTACCAGGCCGGCGTCGCCACGGGCGGCATGGCCTACACGCCGCAGATGCTCGCCGCACTCGTCGGCTTGCCCGAGGTCGTGGCTATCAAGGAAGGCAGTTGGGAGACTGCCGTCTACGAAGCGAACCGCCGGCTCGTCAAATCGATCGCGCCGCACGTGGCCGTGATGGCTTCCGGCGACGAACACCTGTTTACCTGTTTTGCGATCGGCACCGAAGGTAGCGTCGTCAGCCTTGCAGCCGTCGTGCCTGAACTGATCGTGGCGCTGTATCGCGCTGTCGAACACGGTGATCTCGGCCGCGCGCAGCAGCTTCACGAGCGCATCTATCCGCTTGCGAAGACCATCTACGGAACCGCGCCCGGCTCGCACGCCAATGCGCGCCTGAAAGCCTGCCTGCACCTGCTGGGCCACTTCCCGCATCCGTCGATGCGCCCGCCGATCCCGCCGCTCTCCCACGCAGAACTGGCGTGTCTCGAAGACGCGCTCGCCATCGCAACCGACGCTCAACGGAGTGACTCATGA
- a CDS encoding transporter substrate-binding domain-containing protein, giving the protein MKSSILLTRMLAVGVAACALLGSFDASARTLDEIIASKKIVFGINPNLPPLGIYDAKNNIEGFDVSIARKIADSLGVKLEIVPVGSNDRVPFLMTDKIDAVMGGMTRNADRLKVIDFTDPVNTEVLGILTTQATSYADWTQLNDPAVRLVQVRGTTPIQLIHDKLPKAQLLILDNYPDAVRAIAQGRADALIDVLDFMLSYTKNYPTKWRVVDAPIEVDYDCIGVQKGNMALTQRLNKEIGTLQKNGFVAASWKKWFGSAMLHDPTASPTPVAAAQ; this is encoded by the coding sequence ATGAAATCCTCGATCCTCCTCACCCGCATGCTCGCCGTGGGCGTTGCCGCCTGCGCGTTGCTCGGCTCGTTCGATGCAAGCGCCCGCACGCTCGACGAAATCATCGCGTCGAAGAAGATCGTGTTCGGCATCAACCCGAACCTGCCGCCGCTCGGCATTTACGACGCGAAAAACAACATCGAAGGCTTCGATGTCAGCATTGCCAGGAAGATTGCCGACTCGCTCGGCGTAAAGCTCGAAATCGTTCCGGTTGGCTCGAACGATCGCGTGCCGTTTTTGATGACCGACAAGATCGACGCGGTGATGGGCGGCATGACGCGCAACGCGGACCGCCTGAAGGTGATCGACTTCACCGACCCGGTCAACACCGAAGTGCTAGGTATCCTGACGACACAGGCGACGTCCTATGCGGACTGGACCCAGTTGAATGATCCAGCGGTGCGCCTCGTTCAGGTACGCGGTACGACGCCTATCCAGCTGATCCATGACAAACTGCCCAAGGCGCAACTCCTGATTCTCGACAACTATCCGGATGCGGTTCGCGCGATCGCCCAAGGCCGCGCCGATGCATTGATCGACGTGCTCGACTTCATGCTGAGCTACACGAAGAACTATCCGACGAAATGGCGCGTGGTGGATGCGCCGATCGAAGTGGACTATGACTGCATCGGCGTGCAAAAGGGCAATATGGCACTGACGCAGCGTCTGAACAAGGAAATCGGCACGTTGCAGAAGAACGGCTTTGTCGCCGCAAGCTGGAAGAAGTGGTTCGGCAGCGCCATGCTGCACGACCCGACCGCCTCGCCTACGCCTGTTGCAGCCGCGCAGTAA
- a CDS encoding NAD(P)/FAD-dependent oxidoreductase, whose product MISDFDVLVLGGGPAGVNAALAASAAGLKVALFDENPAAGGQVYRASVSAAVPSSADQQAGDALRRALAESEVTTYFDHVVWAVTGDYRVDAAGPAGPVHCTGRALIVAAGTTERVVPFEGWTTPGVIGLAAATILLKSQGILPGRSTLVAGCGPLLAAVAAKTIKGGGKVEAIVDIAGLGDWARALPAMASRPALMREGFQWWREIHRAGVPIHSRHTIVKVEPAGDRLRATLAPCDAAGRPVSGERSCVDADCIAVGHGLTPSTEITRLLRAEHRYSRQAGGWIAITDEDCCTSRPRLYVAGDGAGIAGAAAASHHGTLAGLACAIKLGGTDIARLRSRLSSVRRAHLKAARFGRAMGQLMALRAGHTDGIGPRTIVCRCEDVTRAEIDAACDAGAHNVNQLKAWTRCGMGPCQGRTCGDVTAELLAARACGGSRERAGCFSARTPLRPVTVEALTGEFSYDDIPIPKAAPL is encoded by the coding sequence GTGATATCTGACTTCGATGTCCTCGTGCTCGGCGGCGGCCCGGCCGGTGTAAACGCGGCGCTGGCTGCGTCGGCAGCAGGTCTTAAGGTTGCGCTGTTCGATGAGAACCCGGCGGCCGGCGGGCAGGTCTATCGCGCATCGGTCAGCGCCGCTGTGCCGTCGAGTGCGGACCAGCAAGCGGGCGACGCGCTGCGGCGCGCGCTCGCCGAAAGCGAGGTCACCACCTACTTCGATCACGTGGTCTGGGCCGTCACCGGCGACTATCGCGTCGATGCCGCGGGTCCCGCCGGCCCCGTGCATTGCACCGGTCGCGCACTGATCGTCGCGGCGGGAACCACGGAACGCGTCGTGCCGTTCGAGGGGTGGACCACGCCCGGCGTCATCGGGCTGGCCGCCGCCACGATCCTCCTCAAATCGCAAGGCATCCTGCCGGGCCGCTCGACGCTCGTGGCAGGCTGCGGGCCGTTGCTCGCGGCCGTCGCGGCGAAGACGATAAAGGGCGGCGGCAAGGTCGAAGCAATTGTGGATATCGCGGGCCTCGGCGACTGGGCACGCGCGCTGCCCGCCATGGCGTCGCGCCCTGCTCTGATGCGCGAGGGATTCCAGTGGTGGCGCGAGATTCACCGCGCCGGCGTGCCGATTCATTCGCGGCACACGATAGTCAAAGTCGAGCCGGCCGGCGATCGGCTGCGCGCGACTCTGGCGCCGTGTGACGCAGCAGGCCGGCCCGTCTCAGGAGAGCGCAGCTGCGTGGACGCCGACTGTATCGCGGTCGGTCATGGCCTCACCCCGTCAACCGAAATCACGCGTCTCCTGCGCGCGGAACATCGGTACTCGCGGCAGGCGGGCGGCTGGATCGCCATCACCGACGAGGACTGCTGCACCTCGCGACCCCGGCTCTACGTGGCGGGCGACGGCGCAGGCATCGCCGGCGCGGCTGCGGCGAGCCACCACGGCACGCTCGCAGGACTCGCCTGCGCCATCAAGCTTGGCGGCACCGACATCGCCCGGCTTCGGTCACGACTGTCGTCCGTGCGTCGGGCGCACCTCAAGGCGGCGCGCTTCGGTCGCGCGATGGGGCAATTGATGGCGCTGCGGGCCGGCCACACCGACGGCATTGGGCCGCGAACCATCGTCTGTCGATGCGAGGACGTGACTCGCGCCGAGATCGACGCCGCCTGCGACGCCGGCGCGCACAACGTGAACCAGCTCAAGGCCTGGACCCGCTGCGGCATGGGACCGTGCCAGGGCCGCACGTGCGGGGACGTGACGGCAGAACTGCTTGCCGCACGCGCATGCGGCGGCTCGCGTGAACGCGCTGGCTGTTTTTCCGCCCGCACGCCGTTGCGGCCCGTGACGGTTGAAGCGCTGACTGGCGAGTTCAGCTACGACGACATTCCGATACCGAAGGCTGCGCCGTTATGA